A single genomic interval of Arachis duranensis cultivar V14167 chromosome 7, aradu.V14167.gnm2.J7QH, whole genome shotgun sequence harbors:
- the LOC107480519 gene encoding protein FAR1-RELATED SEQUENCE 5-like, whose product MTHPGMVHLITSFRSLTDAAKAQLDGFQGCGISTEKTMRYMAGVSGGYSLVGFLKKDAYNYVDKRRRAKIVDGDANAAIVYLEGKVDADPTSMARYNVTEDEMLANLLWADGGNRIDYQYFGDVLAFDSTYKKNKYKRPLVIFSGCNNHKQTCIFGFGLVLDESIASYTWLLENFLEVMCSKQPSVVVTDGDDSIREAVRTIFPNATHRLCAWHLEKNVTSNVKDDNLRRLFNRWIYSEMRADDFEAEWAQAAADYGLQDSLWWNQVYGKKEMWANAFLCEKFCAGYRTTSRCEGINSVCKNFLESKHSMLELVQNLELLVREYRNNEVLAQFRSIYSEPVLTTSLESLERHAASVYTRAVFVDAKREIQSVSSVNFVGVRRSLTTKVYTVEEYGHPGRHIIVLCDKNMGKLECGCNFWRIQGFPCKHMFFVMKHEHLLTIPSSLVLKRWTKEAKSLGAYTEKTDDGGDRGFLLRHGALHSASRWLFFLGAQKVGLFGVALEGIRRLCATLESELANGVHPTKSKQCGEIRDPVVVRTKGAPRGHKRKASKRKCANCNKPGHTKRTCTDGRPCRGKKTRVDTFNSAEDEGQSEEVAELEATESNDQTIGVEHVIGGGSVRMPQVELINTVPFCRYRGQ is encoded by the exons ATGACTCATCCTGGAATGGTCCATCTAATTACAAGTTTTCGTTCGTTGACGGATGCTGCGAAAGCCCAATTAGATGGGTTTCAAGGTTGTGGCATCTCCACGGAAAAGACAATGCGGTACATGGCTGGGGTATCTGGAGGGTATTCATTGGTAGGTTTTTTGAAGAAAGATGCTTATAACTACGTGGATAAGAGGCGTCGTGCAAAGATAGTTGACGGAGACGCGAACGCAGCTATAGTGTACTTGGAGGGTAAAGTCGATGCAGACCCAACTTCGATGGCAAGGTATAATGTGACAGAAGACGAGATGCTAGCGAATTTACTGTGGGCAGATGGTGGCAACAGGATAGATTACCAATACTTTGGAGACGTACTTGCATTCGACTCAACCTATAAGAAGAACAAATACAAGAGGCCGCTGGTGATTTTCTCAGGATGTAATAACCACAAGCAAACATGTATTTTTGGGTTTGGTTTGGTGTTAGATGAGAGCATTGCATCATACACGTGGCTGTTGGAGAATTTCTTGGAGGTCATGTGCAGCAAGCAGCCTTCTGTTGTTGTCACAGATGGTGATGACTCAATTCGAGAAGCCGTTCGAACAATTTTTCCAAATGCCACGCATAGGTTATGTGCTTGGCACTTAGAGAAGAATGTCACGTCAAACGTGAAGGATGACAATTTACGTCGGCTTTTTAATCGGTGGATTTATTCTGAAATGAGGGCTGATGACTTTGAGGCAGAGTGGGCTCAGGCCGCAGCCGATTATGGCTTGCAGGATTCACTATGGTGGAACCAAGTCTATGGGAAAAAGGAGATGTGGGCAAATGCTTTCTTGTGCGAGAAATTCTGTGCCGGGTATCGGACAACATCACGGTGCGAAGGGATAAATTCGGTGTGCAAGAATTTTCTTGAATCAAAACACAGTATGTTGGAGCTTGTTCAGAATCTAGAACTTCTTGTGCGAGAGTATAGGAACAATGAGGTGTTGGCACAGTTCAGGTCTATTTATAGTGAACCAGTGCTGACAACCTCGCTGGAATCCCTTGAGCGTCATGCAGCTTCTGTTTACACGAGAGCGGTATTTGTAGATGCTAAACGGGAGATTCAGAGTGTATCTTCAGTTAATTTTGTTGGGGTGAGGCGGTCGTTGACCACAAAGGTGTACACAGTTGAGGAGTACGGTCATCCAGGCCGTCACATTATAGTATTATGTGATAAGAACATGGGTAAATTAGAATGTGGTTGTAATTTTTGGAGAATTCAGGGGTTTCCATGCAAACATATGTTTTTTGTCATGAAGCATGAACACTTGTTGACAATACCTAGTAGTCTAGTGTTGAAGCGTTGGACCAAAGAAGCAAAATCATTAGGCGCATACACTGAGAAAACAGATGACGGGGGTGATAGAGGGTTCTTGCTTCGCCATGGAGCACTTCATTCGGCGTCCAGATGGTTGTTCTTTTTAGGGGCCCAGAAGGTTGGGTTATTCGGTGTTGCTTTGGAGGGGATTCGCCGACTATGTGCAACATTGGAATCAGAGTTAGCCAATGGTGTTCATCCTACCAAGTCTAAGCAATGCGGTGAAATTCGAGATCCAGTTGTTGTGCGAACAAAGGGAGCACCAAGGGGTCATAAGAGAAAGGCGTCCAAGAGAAAGTGTGCCAACTGCAACAAGCCGGGACATACAAAGAGGACTTGCACAGATGGAAGGCCTTGTCGGGGAAAAAAAACCCGAGTGGATACATTCAATTCGGCTGAGGACGAGGGACAAAGTGAGGAg GTGGCTGAACTGGAAGCGACCGAATCCAATGATCAAACTATTGGGGTAGAACACGTGATCGGAGGTGGGTCTGTTCGAATGCCGCAGGTAGAACTAATCAATACGGTTCCATTTTGCAGATACCGTGGGCAGTAG